The genomic DNA CAGAATCGGTTCGACCAGCGGGCAGTCCACCGCGCCGGCGATGACCACATCCGCCAGATTGAGTTTGAGCATCATCTCGCCGATAATCATGGATGTCACGCCGGTGGCGCAGGCTGTAATCGTTGAACTGATAGGACCCGTAGCCCTGGTCAGGATGGAAACCTTTCCGCCGACCATGTTGATGCAGGAATTGGGATTGGCAAAGGGATGCGGCAATTTGTTATCTGCAATCATCTGGCGGTCGGCTTTTAAAACCGCATCCAAGCCGCCGACGGCGGAACTGAACGTGACGGCCACACGAGGCGCGATGTCGGCGGTAATTTCCACTCCGCTCATCTTCAGCGCCCGATGAACCACCAGC from Deltaproteobacteria bacterium HGW-Deltaproteobacteria-6 includes the following:
- a CDS encoding beta-ketoacyl-[acyl-carrier-protein] synthase family protein; amino-acid sequence: MLKKTFILGYDTVSSLGTDLESQWRRAVQGESGIGPLTRFPLTTDFPVRVAGQVGEVDIRSYPFLQPREMAHWTSPIYQYALLVVHRALKMSGVEITADIAPRVAVTFSSAVGGLDAVLKADRQMIADNKLPHPFANPNSCINMVGGKVSILTRATGPISSTITACATGVTSMIIGEMMLKLNLADVVIAGAVDCPLVEPIL